The DNA sequence ATTTCTTACTGGCAAAAAGACTCGAAGATTTCAGCCATCGAAAATTATAATTCTTACCTTCCATCTGTCATGGATTTCACTTTGTTTTCAGACTTACCAAATGCGTTGAAAGAAGAAGAAAGTTGGGACAAAGGAATGATCAAAATCTACAATTCTTTTGGTAACGATTTCCTTTATCCAGATATCAATAATATTTTGGTATTCTTTGAAAACCATGATACAGAAAGATTTAACGAGATTTTTAAAGGTGATGTTCGTTATTACAAAATGGCGATGTCTTTAATCGCTACCGTTCGCGGAATTCCACAAATTTATTACGGCTCCGAAATCGGAATGCAAGGTGATAAGAATAAAGGTGGCGACGCAGATATTCGTAGAGATTTTCCCGGTGGTTGGAAAGGTGATTCTCAAAATGCTTTCAATCCTGAAACTCAAACTTTAGAACAAAAAGAATTTCACGATTATACCCAAAAACTATTAAACTGGCGAAAAGGAAAAGAAGTCATTCACACTGGAAAAACCAAACATTATATGCCAAAGGAAAAGGTTTATGTTTACTTTAGATATAATGACAATGACAAAGTAATGGTCATTATTAACAACAATGAAAAAGAGCAAACCTTTAATCTGGATCGATTCGCTGAATCTTTAAATGGCGTTTCAAAAGGTAAAGATGTTATTTCCGGAAAAGAATTTTCTATTTCACCACAAAATAAAATCAGAATTTCAGGAAAATCTTCATTAATTTTAGACCTTCAATAATTATAATTTTTAATAATGAAAAAGAATATAGCATTTACCTTCATCGCATTTCTATTGGTTTTCTCTAATTCACTTTTCGCGCAGAAAAAAGGTTTTTATGAAAACGTTCAGAAAAAAAATGTGAGCAAAGTTTTAGATGATTTGAATTTATATGCTTCAACCGCCGACTTTAAAAATTATTTCAATCTTTACGCTGAAGAATCAACGTTCATAGGAACTGATGCGAATGAAGTTTGGAATAAAAAAGAATTCATGGCTTATTCCAAACCACATTTTGATAAAGGAAAAGCCTGGACTTTTACTTCTTTAAAAAGAAACATCACGTTTAGCGCAGATGGAAAATACGCCTGGTTCGATGAATTACTCGATACTCAAATGAAACTATGTCGTGGAAGTGGCGTTCTCGAAAAAATCGGAAACCAATGGAAAATCAGACAATATGTTTTATCCATGACGATTCCAAATGAGGTCAACAAAGAAATTATCAAAATAAAAACACCGATTGAAGACGCTATAATTTCTGATTTAAAGAAATAGTAATTCCGTTTTTTTTACACTCAACATTTAGCATCCGACATCTACCACCCAACACCTAAAAAACATGGCTAAAAAAATAAAACCAAATCTTTCCATCGCTCAAATCATCAACATGAGCATGGGTTTTCTCGGAATTCAAATGGCATTTGGATTACAAAACGGAAACGCCAGTAGAATCCTCGCCAACTTCGGTGCAGATGTTCATGAACTTTCTTGGTTCTGGTTGGTCGCGCCAATTACGGGCTTACTCGTACAGCCAATTATTGGTCATATGGGCGATAATACCTGGTCTGAGAAGTGGGGAAGAAGGAAACCTTATTTTCTCATCGGTGCGGTCTTATGTGCTGTTGGTCTCGTATTCTTGCCGAATGCTGCCTCTGTAACAGCCATGATGGGTGCAAGTGTTTTGCTCTTAGCTGTGATTTTTCTAGCCATGATGGATGCTTCCATTAA is a window from the Kaistella flava (ex Peng et al. 2021) genome containing:
- a CDS encoding nuclear transport factor 2 family protein, producing MKKNIAFTFIAFLLVFSNSLFAQKKGFYENVQKKNVSKVLDDLNLYASTADFKNYFNLYAEESTFIGTDANEVWNKKEFMAYSKPHFDKGKAWTFTSLKRNITFSADGKYAWFDELLDTQMKLCRGSGVLEKIGNQWKIRQYVLSMTIPNEVNKEIIKIKTPIEDAIISDLKK